From a region of the Pseudoxanthomonas sp. X-1 genome:
- the ppsA gene encoding phosphoenolpyruvate synthase, whose protein sequence is MNQNILWLHELGLSDLARVGGKNSSLGEMIGNLAQLGVSVPGGYATTAEAFKDFIAHNDLSKRIFDKLETLDVEDVGALTAAGKEIRGWVIDAPLQPELDQDIRSAYAQLSAENGGGDVAVAVRSSATAEDLPDASFAGQQETFLNVTGADDVVHKVKEVFASLYNDRAIAYRVHHGFKHEDVFLSAGVQLMVRSDVGASGVLFTLDTESGFRDVVFVTSSFGLGEMVVQGAVNPDEFYVYKPTLSAGKPAILRRSLGSKQVRMVYSDVPGERVRIEDTPAELRNTFSISDEDVQELAKQALTIEKHYQRPMDIEWAKDGVSGKLFIVQARPETVKSRSHATQIERFALSAKGAKVLAEGRAVGAKIGAGVARVVRSLEDMDRVQPGDVLFADMTDPDWEPVMKRASAIVTNRGGRTCHAAIIARELGVPAVVGSGNATELVQDGQEVTVSCAEGDTGFIYDGVLEFERTTTDLGNMPPAPLKIMMNVANPERAFDFGQLPNAGIGLARLEMIIASHIGIHPKALLEYDQQDAATKKKIDAKIAGYGAPVDFYVNRLAEGIATLTASVAPNPVIVRLSDFKSNEYANLIGGTRYEPEEENPMIGFRGASRYVDPSFTDAFALECKAVLKVRNEMGLENLWVMIPFVRTLEEGRKVVEVLEANGLKQGENGLKIIMMCEVPSNALLAEEFLEIFDGFSIGSNDLTQLTLGLDRDSSIVAHLFDERNPAVKKLLSMAIKAARAKGKYVGICGQGPSDHPDLAEWLMKEGIESVSLNPDTVVDTWLALAKTKAA, encoded by the coding sequence TTGAACCAGAACATCCTGTGGCTGCATGAGCTTGGCTTGTCGGACCTGGCCCGCGTTGGCGGCAAGAATTCCTCGCTGGGCGAGATGATCGGCAACCTGGCCCAGCTGGGCGTCTCGGTGCCCGGCGGCTACGCCACCACGGCGGAGGCGTTCAAGGACTTCATCGCGCACAACGATCTGTCCAAGCGCATCTTCGACAAGCTCGAGACGCTCGATGTCGAGGACGTCGGCGCGCTGACGGCGGCCGGCAAGGAGATCCGCGGCTGGGTCATCGATGCTCCGCTGCAGCCCGAACTGGACCAGGACATCCGCAGTGCGTATGCGCAGCTGTCGGCCGAGAACGGCGGCGGCGATGTGGCTGTCGCGGTGCGTTCGTCGGCCACCGCAGAGGACCTGCCCGATGCGTCCTTCGCCGGCCAGCAGGAGACCTTCCTCAACGTCACCGGCGCCGACGATGTCGTGCACAAGGTTAAGGAGGTCTTCGCCTCGCTCTACAACGACCGTGCGATCGCCTACCGCGTGCATCACGGCTTCAAGCACGAGGACGTGTTCCTCTCGGCCGGCGTGCAGCTGATGGTGCGCTCGGACGTGGGCGCCTCGGGCGTGCTGTTCACCCTGGACACCGAGTCCGGCTTCCGCGACGTGGTGTTCGTCACCTCCTCCTTCGGCCTGGGCGAAATGGTCGTGCAGGGCGCGGTCAACCCCGACGAGTTCTACGTGTACAAGCCCACGCTGAGTGCGGGCAAGCCGGCGATCCTGCGCCGCTCGCTGGGCAGCAAGCAGGTGCGCATGGTCTATTCGGACGTGCCGGGCGAACGCGTGCGCATCGAGGACACGCCCGCCGAGCTGCGCAACACCTTCTCCATCAGCGATGAGGATGTGCAGGAGTTGGCCAAGCAGGCGCTGACCATCGAGAAGCACTACCAGCGCCCGATGGACATCGAATGGGCCAAGGACGGGGTCAGCGGCAAGCTGTTCATCGTCCAGGCGCGCCCGGAGACGGTGAAGTCGCGCAGCCATGCGACCCAGATCGAGCGCTTCGCGCTGTCGGCCAAGGGTGCCAAGGTGCTGGCCGAAGGCCGGGCCGTGGGCGCCAAGATCGGCGCCGGCGTGGCGCGCGTGGTGCGCTCGCTGGAGGACATGGACCGCGTGCAGCCGGGCGACGTGCTGTTCGCCGACATGACCGATCCGGACTGGGAGCCGGTGATGAAGCGCGCCAGCGCGATCGTCACCAACCGCGGTGGCCGCACCTGCCATGCCGCGATCATCGCGCGCGAGCTCGGCGTGCCGGCGGTGGTCGGCTCGGGCAATGCGACCGAATTGGTCCAGGACGGCCAGGAAGTCACCGTCAGCTGCGCCGAGGGCGACACCGGCTTCATCTACGACGGCGTGCTGGAGTTCGAGCGCACCACCACGGACCTGGGCAACATGCCGCCGGCGCCGCTGAAGATCATGATGAACGTCGCCAATCCCGAGCGCGCGTTCGATTTCGGCCAGCTGCCCAACGCCGGCATCGGCCTGGCGCGCCTGGAGATGATCATCGCCAGCCACATCGGCATCCATCCCAAGGCGCTGCTCGAGTACGACCAGCAAGATGCGGCGACCAAGAAGAAGATCGACGCCAAGATCGCCGGCTACGGCGCGCCGGTGGACTTCTACGTCAACCGCCTGGCCGAGGGCATCGCCACGCTGACCGCCTCGGTCGCGCCCAATCCGGTGATCGTGCGCCTGTCGGACTTCAAGTCCAACGAGTATGCCAATCTGATCGGCGGCACGCGCTATGAGCCGGAGGAAGAGAACCCGATGATCGGCTTCCGCGGCGCCAGCCGCTATGTCGATCCCTCCTTCACCGATGCGTTCGCGCTGGAGTGCAAGGCGGTGCTGAAGGTGCGCAACGAGATGGGCCTGGAGAACCTCTGGGTCATGATCCCGTTCGTGCGCACGCTGGAGGAAGGCCGCAAGGTGGTCGAGGTGCTGGAGGCCAATGGCCTCAAGCAGGGCGAGAACGGCCTGAAGATCATCATGATGTGCGAGGTGCCCTCCAACGCGCTGCTGGCCGAGGAGTTCCTGGAAATCTTCGACGGTTTCTCGATCGGCTCCAACGACCTCACCCAGCTCACGCTGGGCCTGGACCGCGATTCGTCGATCGTGGCGCACCTGTTCGACGAGCGGAATCCGGCCGTCAAGAAGCTGCTGTCGATGGCGATCAAGGCCGCGCGGGCCAAGGGCAAGTACGTGGGCATCTGCGGCCAGGGCCCCTCCGACCATCCGGACCTGGCCGAGTGGCTGATGAAGGAAGGCATCGAGTCGGTCTCGCTCAACCCCGACACCGTCGTCGACACGTGGCTGGCGCTGGCCAAGACCAAGGCCGCGTGA
- a CDS encoding pyruvate, water dikinase regulatory protein translates to MSSVRPVFYVSDGTGITVETIGHSLLTQFSGFSFITDRIPFVDDPEKASDAIERIRESGLRHDARPIVIHSIVDPSIAQALASSGALMLDVFAPFIDPMERELGAVRQSRVGQAHGIVNFEAYHRRINAMNFALTHDDGVAINYDEADLILVAVSRAGKTPTCVYLALHYGVKAANYPLTDQDLESDRLPARLRPYRKKLFGLTIDPDRLCQIRQERRPNSSYAKFETCKREVAAAEDMFRTERLPTLSTTHTSIEEIASKVMSTLGLQREML, encoded by the coding sequence ATGTCGAGTGTCCGGCCGGTGTTCTATGTCTCGGATGGAACCGGTATCACCGTTGAAACCATTGGGCATAGCCTGCTCACCCAGTTCTCCGGGTTCTCCTTCATCACCGACCGGATCCCGTTCGTCGACGATCCGGAAAAGGCCAGCGACGCGATCGAGCGCATCCGCGAATCGGGCCTGCGCCACGATGCGCGCCCGATCGTGATCCACTCGATCGTCGATCCGTCCATCGCCCAGGCGTTGGCCTCAAGCGGCGCGCTGATGCTCGATGTGTTCGCGCCCTTCATCGATCCGATGGAACGCGAACTGGGCGCGGTGCGCCAGTCGCGCGTGGGCCAGGCGCATGGCATCGTCAACTTCGAGGCCTATCACCGGCGCATCAACGCGATGAACTTCGCGCTGACCCACGATGATGGCGTGGCGATCAACTATGACGAGGCCGACCTGATCCTGGTCGCGGTGTCGCGCGCCGGCAAGACGCCCACGTGCGTGTATCTGGCGCTGCATTACGGAGTCAAGGCGGCCAACTATCCGCTGACCGATCAGGATCTGGAGAGCGACCGGCTGCCCGCGCGCCTGCGTCCGTACCGCAAGAAGCTGTTCGGCCTGACCATCGACCCGGACAGGCTGTGCCAGATCCGCCAGGAGCGCCGGCCCAACTCGAGTTACGCCAAGTTCGAGACCTGCAAACGCGAGGTCGCCGCGGCGGAGGACATGTTCCGCACCGAGCGCCTGCCCACGCTGAGCACCACGCACACCTCGATCGAGGAAATCGCCAGCAAGGTGATGTCCACCCTGGGCCTGCAGCGCGAAATGCTCTGA
- a CDS encoding DUF1249 domain-containing protein, producing MALTLSRAAHLPKLGRFGWLMGLYAENYGRLARLFAPIDLEPGQYVSSIGDGLDLRVDVIETHRYTVELRLTYGLIDPQTGEPDPSAFVRVYRDARQAEATHCYVGRRWQDVIGLFPPPAELISHRMRMNTFLGKWLEYLSERGHGVATLRRVDAVDAEASALA from the coding sequence ATGGCATTGACGCTCTCCCGCGCCGCGCACCTCCCCAAGCTGGGCCGCTTCGGCTGGCTGATGGGGCTGTACGCGGAAAACTACGGCCGGTTGGCGCGGCTGTTCGCTCCGATCGACCTGGAGCCAGGCCAGTACGTGTCCAGCATCGGCGATGGCCTGGATCTGCGCGTGGATGTCATCGAGACCCACCGCTACACGGTCGAGCTGCGCCTGACCTATGGCCTGATCGATCCGCAGACCGGCGAGCCGGATCCTTCGGCGTTCGTGCGGGTGTACCGCGATGCGCGCCAGGCCGAGGCCACGCACTGCTACGTGGGCCGGCGCTGGCAGGATGTGATCGGGCTGTTCCCGCCGCCGGCCGAGCTGATCAGCCACCGCATGCGCATGAACACCTTCCTGGGCAAGTGGCTGGAGTATCTGTCCGAACGCGGCCATGGCGTGGCCACGCTGCGTCGTGTCGATGCGGTCGATGCCGAGGCGTCCGCGCTCGCCTGA